The sequence below is a genomic window from Halomonas halophila.
TTCCCGCTCCATTCGAAGGTTTCTCTCCACCGGTCAGGCCAAGGCTCGCGTCACGAGCTGGAACGCCAGCCCGGTCGATCTCATTTCCCGCTCCAGATTGTCTTAAGCACTTCTCTGATCACCGGTCCGGCCTGATGCGCCTGTCCGGGATGTCGTGTTGGTGCCCTGGCGTCTTTCCTCGCCATGCCGCAAGCGCATGCTTTCTGCAAAGCCACCCGACTCGTTCGCCCGCGATTGAATTTGGCGGAATCGTCCCCATGATAGTGGGCCTTCGACGACATTCACCCAAGTACACAGGACTGCTCATGGCCGAACCGGCGCTGTCCATTCGTGGCCTGACCAAGGTCTACGGCAATGGCTTCCAAGCCCTCAAGGGCATCGACCTCGATGTCGAGCAGGGCGACTTCTACGCCCTGCTGGGCCCCAACGGTGCGGGCAAGTCCACCACCCTCGGGGTGGTCTGTTCGCTGGTGCAGAAGACGGCCGGCAAGGTCTCGATCTTCGGCATCGACATCGACAAGGACTTCGCCAAGGCGAAGTATCATCTCGGCGTGGTGCCCCAGGAATTCAACTTCAACCAGTTCGAGAAGGTCATCGACATCGTGCTGGCCCAGGCCGGCTACTACGGCATGTCGCGCCGCGAGGCCCTGCCGCGCGCCGAGGAGCTGCTGCGCGACCTGGGGCTGTGGGACAAGCGCAACGGCAGCGCCCGCATGCTCTCCGGCGGCATGAAGCGCCGGCTGATGATCGCCCGCGCCCTGATGCACCGCCCCAAGCTGCTGATCCTCGACGAGCCGACCGCCGGGGTCGACATCGAACTGCGCCGCAGCATGTGGGAGTACATGCGTCGCATCAACGAGAAGGAAGGCACCACCATCATTCTCACCACCCACTACCTGGAAGAGGCCGAAAGCCTGTGCCGGCGCGTGGGCATTATCAACCACGGCGAGATCATCCGTGACACCAGCGTGCGCGACCTGCTCGCCGAGCTGGACACCGAGACCTTCCTGCTCGACCTGGCGCATCCGCTCGAGGAAGCGCCCGCCATCGACGGCTTCGACGTGCGCAAGTCCGACGACGCCCAGCTGGCGGTGATGGTCCATCGCGGCCAGCGCCTGAACGACGTCTTCGACGCCCTGGGTCAGCAGGGCATCGAAGTGGTCTCGATGCGCAACCGCGCTAACCGACTCGAGGAAATGTTCGTCTCCATGGTGGAAGAGGGGCAGAAATCCGCTAAATCCGACCAGGAGGCCCGTTCATGAACGCCACCCAGATCGCCATTGCCCTCTGGACGCTGGTGTCCAAGGAGATCCGCCGCTTCACCCGGATCTGGCCGCAGACGCTGCTGCCGCCGTCGATCACCATGACCATGTACTTCATCATCTTCGGCAACCTGATCGGATCGCGCATTGGGGCCATGGATGGCTACAGCTACATGGACTTCATCGTGCCCGGCCTGATCATGATGGCGGTGATCACCAACAGCTACTCCAACGTCGCCTCGAGCTTCTTCTCCAACAAGTTCCAGCGCAGCGTCGAGGAGATGATGGTCTCGCCGATGCCCAACTGGGTCATCCTCGCCGGCTTCGTGCTGGGCGGCATGGCGCGCGGCCTGGGCGTGGGCGTCATCGTCACCTTCGTGTCGCTGTTCTTCACCCGCATCGACGTGGCCCATCCGCTGTTGACCATCGTGGTGGTGGTGCTGACCGCGGCGCTGTTCGCCATCGGCGGCTTCATCAACGCGCTGCTGGGCAAGAAGTTCGACGACATCTCCATCGTGCCGACCTTCGTGCTGACGCCGCTGACCTACCTGGGCGGGGTGTTCTACTCGATCTCGCTGCTGCCGGCCTTCTGGCAGGGCGCCTCGATGCTCAACCCGATCCTCTACATGGTCAACGTCTTCCGATACGGCTTCCTGGGCGTCTCCGACATCCCCGTGGGCTGGGCCCTGACCGCCATCCTCGGCTTCATCGTGGTACTGTTCGGCATCGCCCTGTGGATGCTCAACAACGGCAAGGGCATCAGGAGTTGACCATGGCACACCAACGACCCGAGACGCTCGCAGAGGCCCCGCTGGGCCGCGAGTCCGCCTACCCGGAGCACTACGACGCCGGGCTGCTGTACCCGATTGCCCGCGCCGCCAACCGCGCGCCGCTGGGCATCGAGGAGGGCGCGCTGCCGTTCGTCGGCGAGGACGAATGGCACGCCTTCGAGGTCTCCTGGCTCAATGCCCGCGGCAAGCCCATCGTCGCCGTGGCGCGCTTCCGGCTGCCGGCCGAGTCGCCGCGGCTGATCGAGTCCAAGTCGTGGAAGCTCTACCTCAACAGCTTCAACCAGACCCGCCTGGCCTCGCAGGACGAGGCCCGGGCGATCATGGAGCGCGACCTCTCCGCCGCGGCCGGCGCGCCGGTGGCCGTGGAGCTGTTCGGCGTCGACGACGCGGCGCTCGCCCCGCGCCGCCTGCCGGGGGAGTGCATCGACGAGCGTGACATCGAGGTCGAGGACTACACGCCCAGCGCCGAGCATCTGGCCACCGGCGACGAGATCGTCGAGGAAACGCTGCATTCGCACCTGCTCAAGTCCAACTGCCCGGTCACCGGCCAGCCCGACTGGGGCAGCGTGATGATCCGCTACCGCGGGCCGCGCCTCGATCGCGACGGCCTGCTGCGCTACCTGATCGGCTATCGCCAGCATCAGGACTTCCATGAGCACTGCGTCGAGCACATCTTCATGGACCTGATGGAACGGGCGAAGCCTGAGCGGCTGCTGGTGCTGGCGCGCTACGTGCGCCGCGGCGGCCTCGACATCAGCCCCTGGCGCGGCACCCCCGGGGAGCAGCCGCCGACGCCGCTTCGTCTGGCGAGACAGTAGGGCTTTTCCGCCACCAGACTCGGCACGACAGCCATCGAGCGGCTTGATAGAGTATCGAGAACCTTTCTCGTCTGACCTCGGCAAGGAGACACCGATGGATGCGATGACGCTGCTGCAACAACGCAGCTCCATGGGCAAGCTGATGGCCCCGGCCCCCAACGCGGAACAGCTCGAGGCGATGTACCGGGCCGCGCTGCGTGCTCCGGACCACAAGGAGCTCCGGCCCTGGCGCTTCATCGAGTTCTCGGGCGACGGGCTCGACCGCCTCGGCGAGCTGTTCGCCGAGGCCGAGCGGGTCGAGAACCCCGATGCCCCGGAGGCCGTGCTCGAGGGCGCGCGCAAGAAGCCCAGGCGCGCACCGATGATCATCGCCGTGGTCGCCAGGGTCACCCCGGACGAGCCCAAGGTGCCGCGGGTCGAGCAGGTGATCTCCGCCGGCTGCGCCGCCCACGGCCTGCTGCTGGCCGCGCACGCCCAGTGCCTGGGCGCCATGTGGCGCACCGGCAAGTACGCCTTCGACGCCACCGTGCGCGAAGGGCTCGGCCTGGCCGGGCAGGACGAGCTGGTCGGCTTCCTCTATCTGGGGCAGATCGGCGGCCGCCACCGCCCGGTGCCCGAGCACGACCTCGACGCCTTCGTCGAGCGCTGGAGCTGAGCATGCGCGAGCTCGGCGTTCCCCATCCGCGCCTGCCGCTGCCGTCGGCGGGCGGGGAAGACGATCCGGCGGCCTTCCTGGCCTGGCTGCGCGAAGCCATCCCGATGGTCGAGCATCTCGGTATCGAGGCCATGCGGCGCGACGGCGAGGCGCTGGAATGGCGGCTCGCCATCGCCCCGAGCCTCAACGACAAGGGCACCGGCTTCGGCGGTGCCCTGACCGCCCAGACCACGCTGCTCGGCTGGTGCTGGGCCACGCTCTGGCTGCGGCGTCACGGTGTTGAGCGCGACGTGGTGGTGGCCGAGGCCAGTCAGCGCTTCCTGGCGCCGGTGACCGGCGACTATCGGCTGGTCTGCACGCCGGAGAGCGATGACGGCCCGGCGCGCCTCGAGGAGCGTCTGGCGGAGCGGGGCAGGGGGCGCATCGCCCTGGTGCAGCGCCTGTACTGCGGCGAGACCCTGTGCCTCGAGGCCCGCGGCGACTACGCCGTGCGCCCGGCAGGCTGAGCCACCGGGCCCGATCTGCAAGAAATCGAAAAAACCACTTGCGTACACGGACTTAAGTGGATAATATACGCCCCGTTCTCGAGGCAAAGGCAGCAAGCCAAACGGTTCGAGAGCCAAAATGCGGAGGGGTGTCCGAGTGGTCGAAGGAGCACGCCTGGAAAGTGTGTAAGTCGAAAGGCTTCGAGGGTTCGAATCCCTCCCCCTCCGCCAAGAATTCTAAAAAAGCCGCTGAGCCATCAGCGGCTTTTTTGTGTTTGTGTCCCTCCTCATCCCCCGCTTTTGCCCATCGGCGTCGCTCCGATGCCCGGTCCCGGAATCGCCCCGGATCTCCTGAACACTTTCAGGTTCAATGTCGCCGTTCGTCCTCCATGGATGACAGGTCATGCTTGGGCCGATCTGAAACTGCTCGGCAACGCGGTCCAGTCGAGGCAGGCGGTTTGACCTTTGGGTCGCACAAGGGTTCTAGGCTAAAAGTTTCATGGAAACCATGGCCGAAGCGCCTGGCCATGAATGCCACGCGCGCGAATGCCTGTCAGGCACTGAAGGAGGTGAATGCCCATGAACAGCGTCTCATCGGCGTCTTCCGCACCGCACAAGACGGCCCGTGTCTACCGTATGAAGACGGACGAGCACCTGTGTCCGTTTGGCCTGAAGACCGTGGATCTGCTCAAGCGCAAGGGCTATCGGGTCGAGGATCACCCCCTCGCCTCGCGGGACGCGATCGAGGAATTCAAGGAGCAGGCCGGTGTCGATACCACGCCCCAGGTTTACATCGGCGAGGAGCGCGTAGGAGGCTATGAGGAGGTTCGCGCCCACCTGGGAATGAGCGTGCCCGGCGAGAAGGAGACCACCTATCAGCCGGTCATCGCCATCTTCGCGATTTCCTTGCTGATCGGCCTGGCGGTGAGCTGGGCGGCCAGTGGCACTCTGGTATCGCCACGCATGCCCGAGTATGCGGTTGCCACCGCCATGGTGCTGCTGGGGCTCCAGAAGCTGCAGGATGTCGAAAGCTTCAGCACCATGTTCCTCAACTATGACCTGCTCGCCCAGCGCCATGTCCCTTACGGCTACGTCTACCCCTTCGCTGAGGCCCTGGCCGGTATCCTGATGCTGGCAGGCGCCCTGATCTGGCTCGCGGCGCCACTGGCGCTGTTCATTGGCACGGTAGGGGCCGTGTCGGTCTTCAAGGCCGTCTACATTGACAAGCGGGAGCTCAAGTGCGCCTGCGTGGGCGGCAACAGCAACGTGCCCCTGGGCTTCGTCTCCTTGACCGAGAACCTGGTCATGATGGGGATGGGGCTCTGGATGCCGCTGAAACAGCTCATCCTGTGAATGATACGTAGGCGGATGGCCGAGTCCTCGGATCGTACACCCGAATACCAAGAGGCTAACCCGACGCCGGCGGGCGCGGTTGCCGCGGGCGCGAAGGCATGATCGGGGCCGGCAGCTTCGCCCTGAGCGGCCGGGTGACACCGAGCTTCGGCGTGCTTCAGGCTTCGCCGAGCTGGAGCGACTACCCGGAGATCAACCGTGCCCCTGGGGGTACCTGATATCGAAGCTCATGGCACGGGCCGGGCGGTGGCTGCTGGCCGGCGGGCCGGTCCGGATACCAGATGCGGCACTCACCGGGCGGTGGCTGGTGGCCGCTGGGCACAGGGGTTCCGTACCGGTGATAGTCATCTCCGCGATGTCGATCCTCGTATCCTCCATAGCCACCGTATCCGTCTGCGTACGCCACGCAGCCGGCCAATGTTCCCAGCAGCCCCAGTGCGGCGCCAATCCTCGCGATTCCGATCATGACGTCCTCGGTGGGGAAGTGAAGCGACGGTCATTCTAGCCACCGTGGCAGGCAGGGCTGGCTCTCCACGGGTTCTTTCACGATATTGCCTCCAGCTGTTGCCTTTTTGCCACAGGGGCATCCCGGCAATGTCGGTTAACTTGCAGGTGACACTTGCCGCCGCACATCGCCGGGAGAGTTACCATGCGTTTTCCTCATATGCTGCTGTTCATCATTGCCCTGGCGAGCCTGGTGGGATGCAGCTATCAGCCTGCCCGGATCAGCTCGGTGCCGGCCATCATCATCGATGACGATGTCTACCACCGTGATCGCGACTGGGAAGACCGTGACTGGGATGACGATGACCGCTGGGAGCGAAGGAGAGAGTGGGAACGGGAGCGTCTCGAGGAGGCGTACGAACGCCGGGAGGAGCGTCGTGAGCGTGAACGTGAGCGTGAACGTGAGCGCTGGGAGGAGGCCAGGGAGCGTCAAAGAGAGCGCTGGGAAGAGGCGCACGAGCGATGGGATTGACCGCGCTTGCGCGATGACGGCTGGGGCGGCTGACTGGCTAAGGGAGGTCCGGTGCCGCCGTTGAGCCTCCGGTTTGCCTGTTTGGCCCCTCCATGAGTAGCCTTTCCGTATCCGGCCTGCCGGCGCCTCCGAGGCTCATGCTGCATGATCCTGCGCGTTTCCTTCCCGAATATCCTGCTGTCGTGCGGCCTGCGCCCGATGCTGGCGGCCATGGTGCTGCTGTTCTTGCTCTCCACCGGCGCCATGGCGTCGTCGGGGCCGCCGCCGAGCATCGAGAGCGTCGCCATGCTGGCCGATCCGGGAGGGCAGTGGCAGGCAAAGGAGCTGGCCGGCCGGGAGGATGCCTTCCGGCCGGTCGAGACCAGGGCTGATCTGAGCATCGGCTACACCGGCCATCCGGTGTGGCTGCGCTTGCGGGTCTCGGGCGGGGCGCATGGCGCGAGCGAGGCCGTGCTGCGCTTCGTCTATCCGTTGCTGGAGCACGTCTCGCTCTATCGGGTCCAGGGCGGCGCGATCGCGGAGGTGTGGCAGAGCGGGCTGGTGGTGCCGCCCGAGCGGCGGGCGGTGGCGCACCGCTTGCCCGCCTTTCCGCTGAATCTCGAGGCCGGCGAGACCGCCACGCTGCTGGCGAGAGTGGAAAGCGCCGGTAGCATGGCGCTCGGCGTCGAGCTGCTGAGCCTCGAAGCCTTCCGGGTCGCCAACGACCGGGAGATGTTCTGGCTCTCCGCCTACGTCGGCCTGCTGGTGGCGCTGGGCGCCTATAACCTGCTGCTGTTCGTCGGGCTCCAGGAGCGCGTGTTCCTGCTCTATGCGCTGTTCGTCGGCAGCTTCTGCGTGGCGGTCATCACCGCCAACGGCCTCGGGCCATTGCTGCTGTGGAGCGGGCTGGGCGAGGCGACGGTTCGCTTCGTCACCTTAGGCTTCACGCTCTCGGCGGCGCTGGGCACGCTCTTCGCCCAGCAGTTCCTGCGTACCCGGCATTTCGCGCCGCGCTGGCACCGGGCCCTGCGCTGGCTGCTGGTGGCATGCCTGGCGGGCGTGGTCGGCGCCGGCCTTCTGCCGCGCCGCGGGGCCCTGCAGCTGATGGACGTGGTCGGGCTGGTGACCTGCCTGTCGCTGCTGGCCTGTGCCGTCACCTGTGCCTACCGCCGCGTGCCGGGCGCCAGGCTGTTCGTGCTGGCCTGGGCCTTCCTGCTGGTGGGCGCGTCGATCTTCGCCCTGCGCAATCTCGGCATCATTCCCTCGAACGCCTTCACGCTGTACGGCATCCAGGCGGGATCGGCGCTGGAGATGCTGCTGCTGTCCTTCGCGCTGGCGGCGCGCTTCAATACGCTCAAGCGCCAGAAGGAGAAGGCCCAGGCGCAGCTGGTGGCATCGCTGAAGACCCAGGAATCGATCCTCGAGAAGCGCGTCGCCGAGCGCACCGCGGAGCTCGAGGAGATGGCCCGCCAGGACACCCTGACCGGGCTGTTGAACCGCACCGGACTGGCCGATCGCGCGGCGGCGGCCTGGGGGCGCCGCGAGAAGAACGGCAGCCCGTTGGCGGTGCTGATGCTGGATCTCGACGACTTCAAGCCGATCAACGACCGCTTCGGCCACGCCACGGGCGACAGCGTCATCCAGGTCATCGCCGGGCGGCTGCGCCACCAGATACGCCAGCACGACCACTGCGCCCGCATCGGCGGCGACGAGTTCCTGGTGCTGTGTGAGGACCTGAGCGGCCTCGAGGAGGTCGAGGCGCTGAAGCAGCGCCTGGATGCTGCGATCCGCCAGCCGGTCCGGCTCTCGGACGACACGGCGATCCGGGTGGGCGTCAGCATCGGGATCGGCTTCGATGCCTCCGGCACCCAGGACCTCGAGTCGCTGATGCGCCGCGCGGACGCGGCGATGTATGCCAGCAAGCGTGACGAGCGGCGGCGCGCCGAAGGCTCGTGATGGCCGGCCGGGGAAAGCGATGCTTAACGAGCGTGGTCCGAGAGGCCGATCAGTCGGTCGGTGCGCTGGGCGCTGAGCCGCTGGATCAGCCGCCGCAGTCGACGTCGTTGTCGCCAGGACGCGAGGCGCTTGGTGTCCCAGCTCGCCGGCGTCAGGGCACACTGATCCCCGCGATCCTCGAGCCGGAAACGCCGCTCGGCGCCGACCGGCATGTCCTCTGGCCCGTAGATGCCGATGAGTCGGATCGTCAGGCTGTGCAGCACCAGATCATCCGCCGGGCGATGGCCGGCCATCTCGATGCCCTCCAGCTCGGCGATGCTGTGGATCAGCCCGGAAAAGGTGCCGATGTGCAGGAAATCGCCCGAGTCCAGCGGCCCCTGTCGGGTGTCATGCCGCCCGGCACTCGGGTCGTGGCGCCGCTCGGGGGGAGCCCCGTCGTGCGTGGTCGTGTTGCCCCGCGTCTCGTCACCTTCGCTGTACTGCTGCTCGCGGTCGGTCACGTCTACGGTGATGGTGCCCCGCGAGGTCTCGAGGTCGGCGACGATGTACTCGAGGAAGATCGATTCGGCGCTCATGTTGCTGATGATGCACAGGGCATCGATGTCGCGTTTCTTGCCGCGGTTGATCAACAGCCTAGGGCGCCGCTGTCGGCGAAAGCCCCAGTAGAGCAGCTGCGCATACACCAGCCAGATGGCCAGCGTGACCAGGTTGATGAAGACGACCAGCACGTCCCGGTGCTGCGCTAACCATTCGAACATGACGTTCCCTGTCGTTGCCTCGCGGATCGCTCCCCAGCCTAAAGCAAAAGCCCCGGCGCTGTCCTGGCGGCGGTGGGCGCTCGGGGTTCTGGCGGACCCTGGCGTCCTCGGAGCGTCGCGTTTCTGTTAGTGATTTCTTACGTCCGGCGGCGTCGATGCCATGCGGCCGGAAGCCGGGAGGCGCGTCATGATGGAGTCATGGCGTGCACCCGGCCACCAGGGCCCGGGTCAGGTCGGGCCATGGACGGCCCGTGCATGCCAGGGACTCGGTGAGCGCCCGGCGGTACCCGTACCCCCTGCGGGCAGCCGCCAAGTCTCATTGTTACGACGTGATCGAGACGTCACTTTTCCCTGCTTGGCCCCCCTCGTGGGGGCATTTTTTGGCGTGGACCACGTTTGGGGGTGAGCCGCACGCCGTGTCGCCGGCGCTATGCCCCGGTGCGGCGGCCGGCTGGCGGGGAGGGCAGATGCTCCACCCACTCCAGGGCGTCGGGCTTGTGGCGGTGGGTGAAGGTGCGGATCTCCATCGACTTGAACAGATGATTCTCCAGCCGCGTCAGGTGGCGCACCCAGTGCCTGTCGCTGAGCACCGCGGCGCGATAGTAGCGGTTGAGATCGCCGATCTGGGTCAGGCCGTAGCCGAGGTCGCGCAGGAAGGCGGTGAAGGTCATCCAGCGCATCTCGTCGATCTCGGCGTAGAGGCTGATACGGGGCTGGGTCTTCTTGGTCGCCTCGATGGCATCGATGGCCACCTGAAGGTCCGGCGCGGTGACGCGGCCGCTGACCTTCATCGCCACCACGTGATCGGCCCCCGAGGGCAGGAGTTCAAGCATGATCGGGCCTCCCTGGCTCTGGCTGGGATGGTCGTGTCTTACCCTGAGCATAGTCGCTGGCGAGGCGAAAGGCCGTGGCTCGGCGCCGAAAGGCAGCGAAGCCCGGCGTCGCGTGCGACGCCGGGCCCCGTTCCTGACGGCGGTGACGCGGCCTCAGTGCTGGGCCGGCAGCTCGTCCATCTCCCGTTCCAGGCGGCGGGCCACGTCGCCGGGCGAGCCGGTGCGCCGGGCCAGCAGGTCGTAGGCCACCGGTACCACGAACAGGGTGAAGAAGGTCGCCGCGGCCACGCCGGTGAAGATCACGGTGCCGATCACCAGACGGGTCTCGGCGCCGGCGCCGCTGGAGAGGATCAGCGGCACCGAGCCGGCGATGGTGGTGGCCGAGGTCATCACGATGGGGCGCAGCCGGGTCATGGCGGCGCGCAGCAGGGCCTCGCGGAAGGCCGTGCCCTGGTCGCGCAGCTGATTGGCGAACTCCACGATCAGGATACCGTTCTTGGCCGCCAGGCCCACCAGCATCACCAGTCCCACCTGGCTGTAGATGTTCAGCGACTGACCGGTGAGCCACAGCCCGAGCAGGGCGCCGCCGATGGCCAGTGGCACGGTGAGCATGATCACCAGCGGGTGGACGAAGCTCTCGAACTGGGCGGCCAGTACCAGGAACACCACCAGGGTGCCGAGCACCAGCAGGAAGGTGGTGGCGCCGCTGGACTCGCGATAGTCCCGTGCCTCGCCCTTGACGTCGGTCTGCACGCCAGGCGGCAGCACCTCGTCCACGGCATTTTCCAGGTAGGCCAATGCCTCGCCCATGGAATAGCCCTCGGCCAGGTCCGCCTGGACCGTGATCGCCCGTAGCCGGTTGTAGCGATTGAGCTGGCTGGGCCCGGCGTAGGTCTCGATCTCGACCAGGCTGGATAGCGGTATCAGCTCGCCGGTGCGCGCCGAGCGCACCCGCAGGCTTTCCAGGGCGCCCGGCGTCGGGGTGGCCCCGCGCTCGCTCTCGAGGATGACGTCGTACTCCTCGCCGCGGTCGGTGAAGCGGGTGACGGTCCGCCCGCCGAGCAGGGTCTCCAGGGTGCGGCCGATATCGCTGACGGTGACACCGAGGTCGGCCGCGCGGTTGTAATCGATGTTCACGCTGAGCTGAGGCTGGTTCTCCTCGTAGTCGCTCTCCAGGTTGAGCAGCCCCGGGTTGTCCTGGCGGATGTGATCCATCAGGGCGTCGCGCCAGGTCACCAGCTGCTCGTAGCTGCCGCCGCCGAGCACGAACTGCAGGCCCTGCTGGCTACCGCCACCGAACCCCTGGGGCATGATCGGGAACGCACGGATGCCGGGGAGCCCGGCCAGGTCCCGGCGTACCTCGTTCAGCACCGGGCCGGCCGGGCCGCGCTCGTCCCAGTCGGCGAGGCCGACGATGGCGAAACCGGAGTTGAAGTTCTCGGTGCGCCCGCGCCCGCGGGGCGACATGACCATCACGTCCTCGACCTCGCCGTCCTCGCGCAGCGGCAATAGCCGGGCCTCCACCTCGTCCATGTAGTCCTCCATGTACGAGAAGGTGGCGCCGGGCGGGCCATTGATCAGCACGAAGAAGCTGCCGCGGTCCTCCTGCGGGGTGTATTCCGCCGGCAGCTGGGGATAGAGCCAGGCGATGGCCGCGATCAGTCCCACGAAGCCTGCCACCACCAGCCAGCGCAGCCTGAGCACCGCCTCCAGGCAGCGTCGGTAGACCTCCTGGGCCCAGTTCAGCCCGCCGTCGACCCAGTGGGCGAGGCGGCCCTCGTACAGGCTCGGCGAGAGGATCTTGGAGGCCATCATCGGGCTCAGCGTCAGGGCCAGCAGCGACGAGATGGCCACCGCCGCCGAGAGCGTCAGCGCGAACTCGGTGAACAGCTTGCCGACGTCGCCCTGAATGAAGCTCAGCGGCACGAACACCGCGATCAGCACCAGGCTGGTGGCGATCACCGCAAAGGCCAGCTGGCGCGCGCCGCGGTAGGCGGCGACCAGCGGCGTCTCGCCGTAGAGATGCATGCGCCGGTGGATGTTCTCGAGTACCACGATGGCGTCGTCCACCACCAGGCCGATGGCCAGCACCAGGGCCAGCAGGGTCAGCAGGTTGATGGTGAAGCCCATGGCCGCCAGGGCGGCGAAGGTGCCGATCAGCGTCACCGGCACCGTGACCGCCGGCACCAGGGTGGTGCGCAGGTTGCCGAGGAAGACGAAGATCACCACCACCACCAGGCCGATGGCGATCAGCAGCGTGCTGACCACCTCGCGGATGGCGCCGGAGACGAAGGTGGAGGCGTCGTAGTTGACCGCCAGGCTCATGCCGTCGGGCAGCCGCGGCCCGACCCGCTCGACCTCGGCGCGCACCGCGTCGGAGAGCGCCATCACGTTGGCGGTGGACTGCTTGATCATGCCCAGGCCGACCACCGTCTGGCCGTTGCCGCGGAACAGCGAGCGCTCCTCGACGGTGCCTAGCTCCACCCGTGCGACGTCGGCCAGGCGCACCAGATAGCCGCCTTCGCCGCGGTCGAGCACCAGCTCGCGGAAGTCCTCGGGGCTGGCGAAGCTGCGCGGCAGACGCACGATGAACTGGCGGTCGGCAGATTCCACGGCGCCGCCGGGCAGCTCGACGTTTTCCTCGCGCAGGGCGCTCTCGACGTCGCTGACCGCCAGCCCGCGGGCGGCGAGGGCGTCGTTGTCCAGCCACACGCGCATGGCGTATTCGCGGCCGCCGCCGACGTACACCCCGGAGACGCCTTCCTGCACCGAGAAGCCGTCGACCAGATAGCGCTCGGCGTAGTCGGTCAACTCGGCGGTGGTGTAGCCCTCGCCGGAGAGCATCAGCCACATCACCATCTCGGAGCTGGT
It includes:
- a CDS encoding glutaredoxin; the protein is MPMNSVSSASSAPHKTARVYRMKTDEHLCPFGLKTVDLLKRKGYRVEDHPLASRDAIEEFKEQAGVDTTPQVYIGEERVGGYEEVRAHLGMSVPGEKETTYQPVIAIFAISLLIGLAVSWAASGTLVSPRMPEYAVATAMVLLGLQKLQDVESFSTMFLNYDLLAQRHVPYGYVYPFAEALAGILMLAGALIWLAAPLALFIGTVGAVSVFKAVYIDKRELKCACVGGNSNVPLGFVSLTENLVMMGMGLWMPLKQLIL
- a CDS encoding ABC transporter permease, which codes for MNATQIAIALWTLVSKEIRRFTRIWPQTLLPPSITMTMYFIIFGNLIGSRIGAMDGYSYMDFIVPGLIMMAVITNSYSNVASSFFSNKFQRSVEEMMVSPMPNWVILAGFVLGGMARGLGVGVIVTFVSLFFTRIDVAHPLLTIVVVVLTAALFAIGGFINALLGKKFDDISIVPTFVLTPLTYLGGVFYSISLLPAFWQGASMLNPILYMVNVFRYGFLGVSDIPVGWALTAILGFIVVLFGIALWMLNNGKGIRS
- a CDS encoding YiiD C-terminal domain-containing protein, producing the protein MRELGVPHPRLPLPSAGGEDDPAAFLAWLREAIPMVEHLGIEAMRRDGEALEWRLAIAPSLNDKGTGFGGALTAQTTLLGWCWATLWLRRHGVERDVVVAEASQRFLAPVTGDYRLVCTPESDDGPARLEERLAERGRGRIALVQRLYCGETLCLEARGDYAVRPAG
- a CDS encoding nitroreductase family protein; the encoded protein is MDAMTLLQQRSSMGKLMAPAPNAEQLEAMYRAALRAPDHKELRPWRFIEFSGDGLDRLGELFAEAERVENPDAPEAVLEGARKKPRRAPMIIAVVARVTPDEPKVPRVEQVISAGCAAHGLLLAAHAQCLGAMWRTGKYAFDATVREGLGLAGQDELVGFLYLGQIGGRHRPVPEHDLDAFVERWS
- a CDS encoding SpoIIAA family protein; this encodes MLELLPSGADHVVAMKVSGRVTAPDLQVAIDAIEATKKTQPRISLYAEIDEMRWMTFTAFLRDLGYGLTQIGDLNRYYRAAVLSDRHWVRHLTRLENHLFKSMEIRTFTHRHKPDALEWVEHLPSPPAGRRTGA
- a CDS encoding ABC transporter ATP-binding protein is translated as MAEPALSIRGLTKVYGNGFQALKGIDLDVEQGDFYALLGPNGAGKSTTLGVVCSLVQKTAGKVSIFGIDIDKDFAKAKYHLGVVPQEFNFNQFEKVIDIVLAQAGYYGMSRREALPRAEELLRDLGLWDKRNGSARMLSGGMKRRLMIARALMHRPKLLILDEPTAGVDIELRRSMWEYMRRINEKEGTTIILTTHYLEEAESLCRRVGIINHGEIIRDTSVRDLLAELDTETFLLDLAHPLEEAPAIDGFDVRKSDDAQLAVMVHRGQRLNDVFDALGQQGIEVVSMRNRANRLEEMFVSMVEEGQKSAKSDQEARS
- a CDS encoding diguanylate cyclase, producing the protein MILRVSFPNILLSCGLRPMLAAMVLLFLLSTGAMASSGPPPSIESVAMLADPGGQWQAKELAGREDAFRPVETRADLSIGYTGHPVWLRLRVSGGAHGASEAVLRFVYPLLEHVSLYRVQGGAIAEVWQSGLVVPPERRAVAHRLPAFPLNLEAGETATLLARVESAGSMALGVELLSLEAFRVANDREMFWLSAYVGLLVALGAYNLLLFVGLQERVFLLYALFVGSFCVAVITANGLGPLLLWSGLGEATVRFVTLGFTLSAALGTLFAQQFLRTRHFAPRWHRALRWLLVACLAGVVGAGLLPRRGALQLMDVVGLVTCLSLLACAVTCAYRRVPGARLFVLAWAFLLVGASIFALRNLGIIPSNAFTLYGIQAGSALEMLLLSFALAARFNTLKRQKEKAQAQLVASLKTQESILEKRVAERTAELEEMARQDTLTGLLNRTGLADRAAAAWGRREKNGSPLAVLMLDLDDFKPINDRFGHATGDSVIQVIAGRLRHQIRQHDHCARIGGDEFLVLCEDLSGLEEVEALKQRLDAAIRQPVRLSDDTAIRVGVSIGIGFDASGTQDLESLMRRADAAMYASKRDERRRAEGS
- the queF gene encoding NADPH-dependent 7-cyano-7-deazaguanine reductase QueF (Catalyzes the NADPH-dependent reduction of 7-cyano-7-deazaguanine (preQ0) to 7-aminomethyl-7-deazaguanine (preQ1) in queuosine biosynthesis), translating into MAHQRPETLAEAPLGRESAYPEHYDAGLLYPIARAANRAPLGIEEGALPFVGEDEWHAFEVSWLNARGKPIVAVARFRLPAESPRLIESKSWKLYLNSFNQTRLASQDEARAIMERDLSAAAGAPVAVELFGVDDAALAPRRLPGECIDERDIEVEDYTPSAEHLATGDEIVEETLHSHLLKSNCPVTGQPDWGSVMIRYRGPRLDRDGLLRYLIGYRQHQDFHEHCVEHIFMDLMERAKPERLLVLARYVRRGGLDISPWRGTPGEQPPTPLRLARQ